One genomic region from Candidatus Defluviilinea gracilis encodes:
- a CDS encoding SH3 domain-containing protein codes for MLRLRFIFSFLVLATTLPYGGTSSEYKTQTQFDLSQEKSDNINFVNLYIDEIKFLANVGDVTGPGEFRLIILAADTSGKSSGMFCPGDKPLKVRKGDTVQAPCLLAVSFDESKVSDGVYITIMAVDEDKSSLPADLSYEAASAGLGKALGSVAKKGAEKLGVTLLTKSSPFTFVASVLYSFLSGKLKEWVQKADIIGSQGVYLSRKDGWATNETNTITSNDGAIRVTYTIVLTSSTPPNTKAPVLGSTSSQTSTQKYWCDDLSYVKLKVGDRAKVIWEKVNLRTAPIVPLEYYENSISKVEKGTTLTIIGGPACAHNGTWWQVRIQSGLTGWMRERTDSLGYLIGK; via the coding sequence ATGCTCAGGCTACGTTTCATTTTTTCGTTTTTAGTCTTGGCGACGACACTGCCTTACGGAGGAACTTCATCAGAATATAAGACACAAACCCAATTTGATTTATCACAGGAAAAAAGTGACAATATTAATTTTGTCAATTTGTATATTGATGAAATCAAATTTCTAGCAAACGTAGGGGACGTAACCGGCCCCGGGGAATTTCGCCTAATCATCCTGGCGGCCGATACATCCGGCAAATCGAGTGGCATGTTCTGTCCGGGGGATAAACCGCTGAAAGTTCGCAAAGGAGATACGGTTCAAGCCCCTTGCCTACTGGCAGTCAGTTTTGACGAATCCAAAGTATCAGACGGGGTCTACATCACGATCATGGCTGTGGACGAGGACAAATCGTCATTACCAGCAGACCTTTCTTATGAGGCGGCATCTGCAGGTCTTGGAAAGGCGCTTGGATCAGTAGCAAAAAAGGGCGCTGAGAAATTGGGGGTTACATTACTCACAAAAAGCAGCCCTTTTACATTTGTTGCGAGTGTACTGTACAGTTTTCTGAGCGGCAAACTCAAGGAATGGGTTCAGAAAGCAGATATTATTGGATCGCAAGGCGTTTACTTAAGTAGAAAAGATGGTTGGGCAACCAACGAGACAAATACCATAACATCAAACGATGGCGCGATTCGTGTTACCTACACCATCGTTCTCACGTCTTCTACCCCGCCAAATACAAAAGCGCCAGTTCTGGGTTCCACATCCTCTCAAACTTCAACGCAAAAGTATTGGTGCGATGATTTGAGTTACGTAAAGCTTAAAGTAGGCGATCGCGCTAAAGTCATTTGGGAAAAAGTCAATTTGCGAACAGCGCCTATCGTCCCACTGGAGTATTACGAAAACAGCATATCGAAAGTGGAAAAGGGAACAACTCTCACAATTATTGGCGGTCCTGCCTGCGCACACAATGGAACGTGGTGGCAGGTTCGCATTCAAAGTGGACTAACGGGTTGGATGCGGGAGCGAACAGACAGCTTGGGCTATTTAATAGGGAAATAA
- a CDS encoding nucleotidyl transferase AbiEii/AbiGii toxin family protein, whose protein sequence is MTALFWDTVTEEMRMVLREFFTSRIGNRFYLAGGTALALQLGHRRSIDIDLFSPTEDIPSIRNTLEDALAPLKPELSDTSWGNLVFVVKNVRVGFFGYGYTLLNPLVEDENLRIASIEDIALMKMDAILSRANRKDFYDLYFISQNIPLKRLLDLAPKKYPSVRDFEVQVTKRLVYFESAEHDPDPILLQIVSWDAVKNYFAEQAKSIEQSWLK, encoded by the coding sequence ATGACAGCGCTCTTTTGGGATACTGTTACAGAAGAAATGCGCATGGTACTGCGCGAGTTTTTCACTAGCAGGATCGGGAATCGCTTCTATCTCGCGGGCGGCACTGCTCTCGCGCTTCAACTGGGGCATCGCCGATCTATTGACATCGACCTCTTCTCGCCAACCGAAGATATCCCGTCCATCCGCAACACCCTTGAAGACGCGCTCGCTCCATTGAAACCCGAATTGTCAGATACATCTTGGGGGAATCTGGTTTTTGTTGTAAAAAATGTTCGTGTTGGATTCTTCGGGTATGGATACACTCTATTAAATCCGCTGGTGGAGGACGAGAATCTCCGCATCGCCTCCATCGAAGACATTGCCTTGATGAAAATGGACGCCATTTTATCGAGAGCAAACCGCAAAGATTTTTATGACCTCTATTTTATTTCGCAAAATATTCCCCTGAAAAGATTGCTCGACCTTGCTCCTAAAAAATATCCGTCCGTTCGCGACTTTGAAGTTCAAGTTACAAAACGCCTGGTTTATTTCGAGAGCGCCGAGCACGATCCCGATCCGATACTTTTACAGATTGTATCGTGGGATGCCGTGAAGAATTACTTTGCTGAACAAGCCAAATCCATCGAGCAGAGTTGGTTGAAATAA